In Helianthus annuus cultivar XRQ/B chromosome 8, HanXRQr2.0-SUNRISE, whole genome shotgun sequence, a single genomic region encodes these proteins:
- the LOC110870024 gene encoding D-galacturonate reductase gives MVEVEIDGGGGGGGDGWWLLRQERDKENGDLFCSHKKLIFYKLYNSKKKLYNSKKDGIPSRETTINSSNGRRPIPLIGLGTATRTESGDQVKAAVIEAIKVGYRHFDTASLYGTEKPLGEAIKEALRLGLIKSRAELFITTKLWCNSTEGHLVVPALNQSLRELGLEYVDLYLIHWPLKLNQDDVKSPITKESIAAINIKDVWEGMEKCQNLGLTKSIGVSNFYPRIIEEILSIAKIPPVVNQVEMNPLWQQKKLIDFCKKKDILVTGYSPLGAYNIVWGHNRVMECDVLQDIAMSRGKTVAQVSLRWMYEQGVSFVVKSFNIEWMKQNLDIFDWSLTEEEVIKISCIPQQKHLYLSGTMLKEPHDVLSEIDAGLSY, from the exons ATGGTGGAGGTGGAGAtagatggtggcggtggtggaggtggtgatggATGGTGGTTGTTACGGCAAGAGAGAGACAAAGAGAATGGAG acttattttGCAGTCACAAAAAGTTAATATTCTACAAGTTATATAAcagtaaaaaaaagttatataacAGTAAAAAAGATGGTATCCCTTCCAGAGAGACGACTATCAACTCTTCTAATGGCAGGCGACCCATTCCGTTGATCGGATTGGGTACAGCAACCCGAACTGAAAGCGGTGATCAGGTGAAGGCTGCGGTTATAGAAGCCATTAAGGTTGGTTATCGCCACTTTGACACTGCGTCGCTCTATGGAACCGAGAAACCTCTTGGTGAAGCCATCAAGGAAGCTTTGAGACTTGGTCTCATAAAGTCGCGGGCCGAGCTTTTCATTACCACTAAACTGTGGTGTAACTCAACCGAAGGTCACCTTGTAGTACCGGCCCTCAACCAGAGTCTTCG GGAATTAGGACTAGAGTATGTAGATCTGTATCTAATACACTGGCCACTGAAGCTAAACCAAGATGATGTCAAAAGCCCAATTACAAAAGAAAGCATAGCCGCTATCAATATCAAGGATGTTTGGGAAGGAATGGAGAAGTGTCAAAATCTTGGACTCACCAAATCTATTGGTGTAAGCAATTTCTATCCTCGAATAATCGAAGAAATCCTTTCCATTGCTAAAATCCCACCGGTTGTCAACCAG GTTGAGATGAACCCGCTTTGGCAACAAAAGAAACTTATCGACTTCTGCAAAAAGAAGGATATCCTTGTTACGGGTTATTCCCCTTTAGGTGCATATAATATTGTGTGGGGACACAACCGCGTCATGGAATGTGATGTTCTTCAAGACATTGCCATGTCCCGAGGGAAGACTGTTGCTCAG GTTTCTCTACGATGGATGTATGAGCAAGGTGTAAGCTTTGTAGTAAAAAGTTTCAACATCGAGTGGATGAAGCAAAACTTAGACATATTTGACTGGTCACTGACCGAAGAAGAGGTGATTAAAATAAGTTGCATTCCTCAACAGAAACATCTTTATTTAAGTGGTACGATGCTGAAGGAGCCTCACGATGTACTTTCCGAGATTGATGCAGGTCTTTCGTACTAA